A single genomic interval of Thermodesulfobium sp. 4217-1 harbors:
- a CDS encoding universal stress protein, whose translation MNPILIVIKDIKNDKNVLKGGFEKAIEEGRPAVIAKIIEKSEHLGVYNPEAEEYFVQKAWQEIEKAIEDGRRLGINAYGIVKIGLLEEKIDEVAKEVKAKLVVIGQKKLSGLKKLVFGHGITEEGSFENVCPVLLIGKK comes from the coding sequence ATGAATCCAATATTAATAGTCATAAAAGATATAAAAAACGATAAAAATGTCTTAAAAGGAGGATTCGAAAAGGCGATAGAAGAAGGAAGACCTGCAGTCATAGCTAAGATAATAGAAAAATCAGAGCACCTTGGAGTTTACAACCCAGAAGCAGAGGAATATTTCGTCCAAAAAGCGTGGCAGGAAATCGAAAAGGCGATTGAAGATGGAAGAAGACTAGGAATAAATGCTTATGGAATCGTGAAAATAGGCTTGCTAGAAGAAAAGATAGATGAAGTAGCAAAGGAAGTAAAAGCAAAACTCGTAGTGATTGGGCAAAAGAAATTGAGTGGTCTTAAAAAACTCGTGTTTGGCCACGGCATCACAGAAGAGGGAAGCTTTGAAAACGTTTGTCCGGTATTACTAATAGGGAAAAAATAA
- the phnD gene encoding phosphate/phosphite/phosphonate ABC transporter substrate-binding protein, producing the protein MRADFSLEPSTYINLNERLSNSYLERDKTDILRVVVSSTLSPKETIHTYQPLLQYISKKTGLQCILIQKKTNFEIKDLFNSKAVDIGIITASAYVLDQDQMDILAIPVINNDLTFSSVIVSNKNNIRTFEDLKGKSIAFTDIASFSGYLIPLYYLRENNLDINYFSNHIFTFNSSDSIRALLENIVDAAALNSKFFRTYVKENPEMSENLHIVWQSPIRIGNPPIVARKNISPEVEKKVKDVLLNMSNDPEGQRILKNMGYDNFSRPQSLLYLPIKMILRKLEQ; encoded by the coding sequence ATGAGGGCAGATTTCAGCTTAGAACCCAGCACATATATTAATCTAAACGAAAGGCTTTCCAATAGCTATTTAGAAAGGGACAAAACCGACATACTAAGGGTGGTGGTCTCGTCGACCCTCAGTCCAAAAGAGACAATTCACACCTATCAGCCTTTGCTCCAATATATCTCAAAAAAAACTGGTCTACAATGCATCCTAATACAAAAAAAGACAAATTTTGAAATCAAAGATTTGTTCAACTCTAAAGCGGTAGATATAGGAATAATAACGGCAAGCGCATATGTCCTTGATCAGGATCAGATGGACATTTTGGCGATACCTGTAATAAATAATGACTTAACTTTTTCATCAGTTATAGTCTCAAACAAAAATAATATAAGAACATTTGAAGATTTAAAAGGAAAATCAATAGCATTTACCGATATCGCATCCTTTTCTGGATATCTTATACCCTTATACTATCTCAGAGAAAATAATTTGGATATAAACTACTTTTCCAATCACATTTTTACATTTAATAGTTCTGACTCTATTCGCGCTCTCTTAGAAAACATCGTAGATGCTGCAGCTTTAAATAGTAAATTTTTTAGAACCTATGTAAAAGAAAACCCTGAAATGTCAGAAAATCTACATATTGTCTGGCAATCTCCAATCAGAATCGGAAACCCGCCAATCGTAGCCAGAAAAAATATAAGTCCCGAGGTTGAAAAAAAAGTTAAAGATGTATTATTAAATATGTCCAACGATCCTGAAGGACAAAGAATTCTCAAAAATATGGGATACGACAACTTCTCCAGACCACAATCATTACTATATTTGCCTATAAAAATGATACTGCGAAAACTCGAACAATGA